A single genomic interval of Streptomyces sp. 1222.5 harbors:
- a CDS encoding helix-turn-helix domain-containing protein — MHGTPRPPATPAQALSAMDHLIAAHLIGQQELARRLGLNVTDLTCFAFVLEAGENLLTAGDLAARAHVTTGAVTGILNRLERAGYVTRRPDPADRRRVRVAAVPAAVARVEAVYAGHYERLTVLFADYSADELAIITDWFTRATALAHEYLEKLNRNDAEEEC, encoded by the coding sequence ATGCACGGCACGCCCCGACCGCCCGCCACCCCGGCCCAGGCGCTGTCGGCGATGGACCACCTCATCGCCGCCCACCTGATCGGCCAGCAGGAGCTGGCCCGGCGACTGGGGCTGAACGTCACGGACCTCACGTGCTTCGCCTTCGTCCTGGAGGCCGGGGAGAACCTGCTCACCGCCGGTGATCTCGCGGCCCGCGCCCACGTCACCACGGGCGCGGTGACGGGCATCCTCAATCGCCTGGAACGCGCCGGTTACGTCACGCGCCGCCCCGACCCCGCGGACCGCCGCCGGGTGCGCGTGGCCGCCGTACCGGCCGCCGTCGCCCGCGTCGAGGCGGTGTACGCGGGCCACTACGAACGTCTGACGGTGCTGTTCGCCGACTACTCCGCGGACGAGCTGGCGATCATCACGGACTGGTTCACCCGGGCCACGGCCCTGGCCCACGAGTATCTGGAGAAGCTGAACCGGAACGATGCCGAGGAGGAGTGCTGA
- a CDS encoding HGxxPAAW family protein, whose amino-acid sequence MSLYDEGHTIAGWTGVGIATIGSGVAGWGVCAASLPLIGAGLAVVAVSALVTWFLHLTGWGKPPGVRPRGEWGMRTRDTQARAGHPGCVGCRLAGRGRRPLAVTPAAPAPIRAETLPLSPVE is encoded by the coding sequence ATGAGTCTGTACGACGAGGGTCACACGATCGCCGGCTGGACCGGTGTCGGTATCGCCACGATCGGAAGCGGTGTGGCGGGCTGGGGGGTCTGCGCGGCCTCGCTGCCGCTGATCGGTGCGGGGCTGGCGGTGGTGGCGGTGAGCGCCCTGGTGACGTGGTTCCTCCACCTCACCGGCTGGGGCAAGCCGCCGGGCGTACGTCCGCGCGGCGAGTGGGGCATGCGGACCCGCGACACGCAGGCCCGCGCGGGCCACCCGGGCTGCGTGGGCTGCCGCCTGGCGGGCCGCGGGCGCCGCCCACTGGCCGTGACGCCCGCCGCCCCCGCGCCGATCCGCGCCGAAACGCTCCCTCTGTCACCTGTCGAGTGA
- a CDS encoding DUF2797 domain-containing protein, whose protein sequence is MARMWKCSGLRWDVAGPVLVWDGGRRSVLPRGKRVAFAVPEAGGRTCTGARGHACPVRSAVSGRSTGARCEECARLDRAHSVAADTLADDPRPYRVYLAWFGPGMVKVGITAVERGPARLLEQGAVCFSWLGSGPLMAARRTEELLRAALRVPDRIPYAEKRAVRSELPAAEEDRAAEVRELHARATALAGWPESLRPAPCEVVDHVRAFGLDGVPPALGEVVELVPGGALSGELVAAAGPDLHLAVGARGVVVLDTRLMAGWELTPTAEAVDGLTLPVREFRRKREQEGLF, encoded by the coding sequence ATGGCGCGGATGTGGAAGTGCTCGGGGCTGCGGTGGGACGTGGCCGGTCCCGTGCTCGTGTGGGACGGCGGGCGGCGCAGTGTGCTGCCCCGGGGGAAGCGGGTCGCCTTCGCGGTGCCGGAGGCGGGCGGGCGGACGTGCACGGGGGCGCGGGGGCATGCCTGTCCGGTGCGGTCGGCCGTGTCGGGGCGGAGCACGGGGGCCCGCTGCGAGGAGTGCGCACGGCTGGACCGGGCGCACTCCGTGGCCGCCGACACCCTGGCCGACGACCCCCGGCCGTACCGCGTCTACCTGGCCTGGTTCGGTCCCGGCATGGTCAAGGTCGGCATCACCGCCGTCGAGCGCGGCCCGGCCCGGCTGCTGGAGCAGGGTGCCGTCTGTTTCAGCTGGCTCGGCTCCGGCCCGCTGATGGCCGCCCGGCGCACCGAGGAGCTGCTGCGGGCCGCGTTGCGGGTGCCCGACCGGATCCCGTACGCCGAGAAGCGGGCGGTGCGGTCGGAGCTGCCGGCGGCGGAGGAGGACCGCGCCGCCGAGGTGCGGGAGCTGCACGCGCGGGCCACCGCACTCGCCGGGTGGCCGGAGTCGCTTCGTCCGGCACCGTGCGAAGTCGTCGATCACGTCCGGGCCTTCGGGCTGGACGGCGTTCCGCCGGCGCTCGGTGAGGTCGTGGAACTCGTGCCGGGCGGGGCGTTGAGCGGTGAGCTGGTCGCCGCCGCCGGTCCCGATCTGCATCTCGCCGTCGGCGCGCGGGGTGTCGTCGTCCTCGACACCCGTCTGATGGCCGGCTGGGAGCTGACGCCCACGGCCGAGGCCGTCGACGGACTCACCCTGCCCGTAAGGGAGTTCAGGAGGAAGCGGGAGCAGGAGGGGCTCTTCTGA
- a CDS encoding response regulator transcription factor, which translates to MTTTSPQGRTELLRPDGSPVRVLVVDDELSITELLSMALRYEGWQIRSAGDGQGAVRTAREFRPDAVVLDMMLPDMDGLAVLGRLRRELPDVPVLFLTAKDAVEDRIAGLTAGGDDYVTKPFSLEEVVARLRGLIRRSGAADRRSESVLVVGDLTLDEDSHEVSRAGESIHLTATEFELLRFLMRNPRRVLSKAQILDRVWSYDFGGQANVVELYISYLRRKIDAGREPMIHTRRGAGYLIKSAVS; encoded by the coding sequence ATGACCACGACCTCGCCCCAGGGGCGCACCGAACTGCTGAGGCCGGACGGGAGCCCCGTCCGCGTGCTTGTGGTGGACGATGAGCTGTCGATCACCGAACTGCTGAGCATGGCTCTTCGTTACGAGGGCTGGCAGATCAGGAGCGCGGGAGACGGGCAGGGGGCCGTCCGGACGGCCCGCGAGTTCCGGCCCGACGCCGTCGTGCTCGACATGATGCTGCCGGACATGGACGGGCTCGCCGTCCTCGGCCGGCTGCGCCGCGAACTGCCGGACGTGCCGGTGCTGTTCCTGACCGCCAAGGACGCGGTGGAGGACCGTATCGCGGGGCTCACCGCCGGCGGCGACGACTACGTCACCAAGCCGTTCAGCCTGGAGGAGGTCGTCGCCCGGCTGCGCGGACTCATCCGCAGGTCCGGCGCCGCCGACCGGCGCTCGGAGTCCGTCCTCGTCGTCGGGGACCTCACCCTCGACGAGGACAGCCACGAGGTCTCGCGGGCCGGCGAGTCCATCCACCTCACCGCCACCGAGTTCGAACTGCTCCGCTTCCTCATGCGCAACCCGCGGCGCGTGCTCAGCAAGGCGCAGATCCTGGACCGGGTCTGGAGCTACGACTTCGGCGGACAGGCCAACGTGGTCGAGCTGTACATCTCGTACCTGCGCCGGAAGATCGACGCCGGCCGGGAGCCGATGATCCACACCCGGCGTGGGGCCGGCTATCTGATCAAGTCCGCCGTGTCATGA
- a CDS encoding HAMP domain-containing sensor histidine kinase, with protein MSGRRRTRPRKRRAGQPRTLRTRLVVASVVLIAVVCAVIGTVTTLALRSHLYEQLNGQLNEVASRASGSFGPPGQRPRGGAVPGGQSFEKHPTKLTEFVTVGPQPQGTIAAKVENGVITDARRGVKSTSDLQMNAKTLTDAQLAALRSVPRVDGQQDTVDIPGEGRYRVEYRTGDNGSYYVAIPTSGVDNTIDTLVLVEVSVTAAGLVAAGIAGYVLVGVATRPLRRVAHTATRVSELRLHTGEVNLSERVPESECDPHSEVGQVGAALNRMLDHVHGALHARQQSETRVRQFVADASHELRTPLASIRGYAELTRRGRERVGPDTRHALGRIESEAGRMTLLVEDLLLLARLDAGRPLQFEQTDLIPLVVDTVSDSRAAGMDHNWRLDLPDEPAPVSADAARIQQVLVNLLGNARKHTPPGTTVIARVQRRGAWMCVDVEDNGPGIPAGLLPHVFERFARGDSARSRATGSTGLGLAIVQAVAAAHGGAVTVDSVPGRTVFTVHLPALAPTGSRPVPVAMPTGNPAAHSQAQHSLTTWAQQGT; from the coding sequence ATGAGCGGACGACGACGGACGCGTCCGCGGAAGCGCCGAGCCGGACAGCCGCGCACCCTGCGGACGCGGCTCGTCGTCGCCTCCGTGGTGCTGATCGCGGTGGTGTGCGCGGTGATCGGCACGGTGACCACGCTGGCGCTGCGCAGCCATCTGTACGAGCAGCTCAACGGGCAGCTGAACGAGGTGGCCTCGCGCGCCTCGGGCTCCTTCGGCCCCCCGGGGCAGCGGCCGCGAGGCGGTGCCGTACCGGGCGGGCAGTCGTTCGAGAAGCACCCCACCAAGCTCACCGAGTTCGTCACCGTGGGCCCGCAGCCCCAGGGCACCATCGCGGCCAAGGTCGAGAACGGCGTCATCACCGACGCCAGGCGCGGTGTGAAGTCCACCAGCGACCTCCAGATGAACGCCAAGACGCTGACCGACGCCCAGCTCGCCGCCCTCCGGTCGGTCCCGCGGGTGGACGGGCAGCAGGACACCGTCGACATTCCCGGGGAGGGCCGGTACCGGGTCGAGTACCGCACCGGCGACAACGGCTCCTACTACGTCGCCATACCGACGTCCGGCGTCGACAACACCATCGACACCCTCGTCCTCGTCGAGGTCAGTGTCACCGCCGCGGGTCTCGTCGCCGCCGGTATCGCCGGGTACGTGCTGGTCGGCGTCGCCACCCGCCCCCTGCGCAGGGTCGCCCACACCGCCACCCGGGTCTCCGAACTCCGCCTGCACACCGGCGAGGTGAACCTCAGCGAGCGCGTCCCCGAGTCGGAGTGCGACCCGCACTCCGAGGTCGGCCAGGTCGGTGCCGCGCTCAACCGCATGCTGGACCACGTCCACGGCGCCCTGCACGCCCGCCAGCAGAGCGAGACCCGGGTACGGCAGTTCGTGGCCGACGCCAGCCACGAGCTCAGGACCCCGCTCGCCTCCATCCGCGGCTACGCCGAACTCACCCGGCGCGGGCGCGAGCGCGTCGGCCCCGACACCCGGCACGCCCTCGGCCGGATCGAGTCCGAGGCCGGCCGGATGACCCTGCTCGTCGAGGATCTGCTGCTGCTCGCCCGGCTCGACGCCGGCCGGCCGCTCCAGTTCGAGCAGACCGACCTGATCCCGCTGGTCGTCGACACCGTCAGCGACTCCCGCGCGGCCGGCATGGACCACAACTGGCGCCTCGACCTGCCCGACGAGCCGGCCCCCGTCTCGGCGGACGCGGCCCGGATCCAGCAGGTGCTGGTCAATCTGCTGGGCAACGCCCGCAAGCACACCCCGCCCGGCACCACCGTGATCGCACGCGTCCAGCGGCGCGGGGCGTGGATGTGCGTCGACGTCGAGGACAACGGACCGGGTATCCCGGCCGGGCTGCTGCCGCACGTCTTCGAGCGGTTCGCGCGGGGCGACTCCGCGCGCTCCCGGGCCACCGGGTCCACCGGGCTCGGGCTCGCGATCGTGCAGGCCGTCGCAGCCGCGCACGGCGGTGCCGTGACCGTGGACAGCGTCCCGGGGCGCACGGTCTTCACCGTGCACCTGCCCGCGCTCGCCCCCACCGGTTCCCGGCCGGTTCCCGTGGCGATGCCGACGGGGAACCCGGCCGCGCACTCACAGGCACAGCACAGTCTCACCACATGGGCGCAACAGGGCACTTGA
- a CDS encoding bifunctional glycosyltransferase family 2/GtrA family protein, whose amino-acid sequence MRTDSSPGTLPAREHLPATDAGTPVLDVVIPVHNEEKDLRPCVRRLHEHLTRTFPYAFRITVADNASTDGTPLVAARLEAEIPEVAGVRLEQKGRGRALRTVWSASEAPILAYMDVDLSTDLNALLPLVAPLISGHSDLAIGSRLARSSRVVRGPKREFISRAYNLILRGSLQARFSDAQCGFKAIRRDVAQALLPLVEDTGWFFDTEMLVLAERAGLRIHEVPVDWVDDPDSTVHIVRTATDDLKGVWRVGKALATGSLSLDRLTRPFGDDPRDRELPDVPRGLARQLVGFCVVGALSTLFYLALYSVFRQFSGSQVANALALLVSAVANTAANRRLTFGVRGRGGAVRHQAQGLVVFGIGLALTSGSLAALGAATDSPAHSTELAVLIAANLAATVLRFLLFRAWVFPDRNETGGASPTTAASPVVAAHVPSAPGPVPAAPLPHRPVPHLSYDPYPTTQVRAGEAADGNWRDATMRLQPVRPHDTEPGDPR is encoded by the coding sequence ATGCGAACCGACTCTTCTCCCGGCACCCTGCCGGCGCGGGAGCACCTCCCGGCCACAGACGCCGGAACGCCTGTCCTGGACGTAGTGATCCCCGTCCACAACGAGGAGAAGGACCTCCGGCCGTGCGTCCGCAGACTGCACGAGCACCTCACGCGGACCTTCCCGTACGCCTTCCGCATCACCGTCGCGGACAACGCGTCCACGGACGGCACCCCGCTGGTGGCGGCACGGCTGGAGGCGGAGATCCCGGAGGTCGCCGGCGTCCGGCTGGAGCAGAAGGGCCGCGGCCGCGCCCTGAGGACCGTGTGGTCCGCCTCCGAGGCGCCGATCCTCGCCTACATGGACGTCGACCTGTCCACCGACCTCAACGCCCTGCTGCCGCTGGTGGCACCGCTGATCTCCGGCCACTCGGACCTCGCCATCGGCTCCCGGCTCGCCCGTAGCTCCCGGGTCGTGCGCGGCCCCAAGCGGGAATTCATCAGCCGGGCCTACAACCTGATCCTGCGCGGCTCCCTCCAGGCCCGCTTCTCCGACGCGCAGTGCGGCTTCAAGGCGATCCGGCGGGACGTGGCGCAGGCGCTGCTGCCGCTGGTGGAGGACACCGGCTGGTTCTTCGACACCGAGATGCTCGTGCTCGCCGAGCGGGCCGGGCTGCGCATCCACGAGGTGCCGGTCGACTGGGTCGACGACCCCGATTCCACCGTGCACATCGTGCGGACCGCCACCGACGACCTCAAGGGCGTCTGGCGGGTCGGCAAGGCGCTGGCCACCGGTTCGCTGTCGCTGGACCGGCTCACCCGGCCCTTCGGCGACGACCCCAGGGACCGCGAACTGCCCGACGTGCCCAGGGGACTGGCCCGCCAGCTCGTCGGGTTCTGCGTGGTCGGCGCTCTGTCGACGCTGTTCTACCTGGCGCTCTACAGCGTCTTCCGGCAGTTCTCCGGCTCCCAGGTCGCCAACGCGCTCGCCCTGCTGGTCTCGGCGGTGGCCAACACCGCCGCGAACCGACGGCTCACCTTCGGGGTGCGCGGCCGCGGCGGGGCCGTCCGGCACCAGGCGCAGGGCCTGGTCGTCTTCGGTATCGGGCTCGCCCTGACCAGCGGCTCCCTGGCCGCTCTCGGCGCGGCCACCGACAGCCCGGCGCACTCCACCGAACTGGCGGTGCTCATCGCGGCCAACCTCGCGGCGACCGTGCTGCGCTTCCTGCTCTTCCGCGCCTGGGTGTTCCCGGACCGGAACGAGACCGGCGGCGCCTCGCCGACGACCGCCGCCTCGCCGGTGGTCGCCGCCCACGTCCCTTCCGCACCGGGCCCCGTGCCGGCCGCGCCGCTCCCGCACCGACCGGTGCCCCACCTGTCGTACGACCCCTACCCGACCACCCAGGTCCGCGCCGGTGAGGCCGCGGACGGCAACTGGAGGGACGCCACGATGCGGCTGCAGCCGGTGCGCCCTCACGACACAGAGCCGGGGGACCCCCGATGA